The Prionailurus bengalensis isolate Pbe53 chromosome D2, Fcat_Pben_1.1_paternal_pri, whole genome shotgun sequence genome window below encodes:
- the MSS51 gene encoding putative protein MSS51 homolog, mitochondrial: MAPRSRKRRHKKPPSSVAPMVVTPSTVVTPVPLTLSKPDPSIDALGFFSLENNVPGLSQLILQKLSMKSYEEYKLVLDGGASVSGFGFRCPQEMFQKMEDTFRFCAHCRALPSGLSDSKVLRQCKRCRNVYYCGPECQRSDWPAHRKVCQELRLVAVDRLMEWLLVTGAFVLPSGPWPCLAEAVQGWDTWFSMRHLQLDATLDAVLGSHAMTTLWASVGRPRPDPDVLQGSLKRLLTDALSRPLTLGLGLRALGINVGKIGGSTVHVVGASHVETFLTRPEDYDELGYMFPGHLGLRVIMVGIDVSAGFTQNPSTPILEPGTVQLSGHRGLYHDFWEEEVETGRIAHPDLVVTFHPGFHASPDLMEAWLPTLLLLRDYEIPTLITVYSHQELAASLQILVDLDTNITAYGANPFASLKPEQVYSNPNKQPVYCNAYYIIFLGSSCQLDRRQLEEKVDGGV; this comes from the exons ATGGCTCCAAGATCTCGGAAGCGAAGGCACAAGAAACCCCCTTCATCAGTGGCTCCCATGGTTGTGACCCCATCCACAGTTGTGACCCCTGTGCCTCTGACCCTCTCAAAACCTGACCCTAGCATTGATGCGCTTGGCTTCTTCTCCTTGGAAAATAATGTTCCTGGCCTATCTCAGCTAATCCTTCAAAAGCTAAGCATGAAAAGCTATGAAGAATACAA GTTGGTGCTAGATGGGGGTGCTTCTGTATCAGGCTTTGGATTTCGATGCCCGCAAGAAATGTTCCAGAAGATGGAGGACACATTCCGATTCTGTGCTCACTGTAGAGCTCTCCCTAGTGGTCTTTCAGACTCCAAGGTCTTACGGCAGTGCAAAAG GTGCAGAAATGTGTATTACTGTGGTCCAGAGTGCCAGAGGTCAGACTGGCCAGCACACAGGAAGGTTTGTCAAGAGCTGCGTCTTGTAGCTGTGGACCGTCTCATGGAATGGCTCCTAGTCACAG GTGCTTTTGTCCTACCTTCAGGGCCTTGGCCGTGCCTGGCTGAAGCTGTACAGGGCTGGGATACCTGGTTTTCTATGCGGCATTTACAGCTAGATGCTACACTGGATGCTGTGCTAGGTAGTCATGCCATGACCACCCTGTGGGCCAGCGTAGGACGGCCAAGGCCAGACCCAGATGTCTTGCAGGGCTCTTTGAAGCGGCTGCTGACAGATGCCCTCTCACGACCCTTGACACTGGGCCTTGGGCTTCGGGCCTTGGGGATAAATGTTGGGAAGATTGGGGGAAGCACAGTGCATGTGGTTGGTGCTTCCCACGTGGAGACATTCCTCACTCGCCCTGAGGACTATGATGAGCTTGGCTACATGTTTCCTGGACACCTTGGCCTCCGTGTGATCATGGTGGGTATAGACGTATCTGCTGGCTTTACACAGAACCCCTCAACTCCCATCCTGGAACCTGGCACAGTTCAGCTTAGTGGCCATAGAGGCCTCTATCATGACTTCTGGGAGGAGGAGGTAGAGACTGGGCGGATAGCCCATCCAGATTTGGTGGTGACATTCCATCCAG GTTTCCATGCTTCCCCAGACTTAATGGAGGCTTGGCTGCCCACCCTCTTGCTACTTCGTGATTATGAGATCCCTACATTGATCACTGTTTACAG CCATCAGGAATTGGCAGCCTCATTACAGATTCTGGTGGACTTGGATACAAACATCACCGCCTATGGAGCTAACCCTTTTGCATCCCTCAAACCTGAACAGGTCTATTCCAACCCCAACAAGCAGCCAGTATACTGCAATGCCTATTATATCATCTTTCTTGGAAGTTCCTGCCAGTTGGATAGGAGGCAACTGGAAGAAAAAGTAGATGGTGGAGTTTAA